The Lactuca sativa cultivar Salinas chromosome 2, Lsat_Salinas_v11, whole genome shotgun sequence genome includes the window CGGTGTCCCAAAGCGGTTTGTGGGTTGCGTCTGCGTCTGCATCTCGGTTAATGGGGTTGACCCAAACGAGCTCAAAGGATAGCACCGGGAGGCATGGTGGGCCCTGGCAGGTGATGATCTTTAACAGTCCGATCACCACCTCATCGCGGTAACGGAAGTCAAACTTCGAGTTGACCGAGGTGTCGGGATCGGGAATTACGTTTTTTATTGCGGTGTTTTTGAAGAGGGAAGTCAACGGGTAGGGGTGGGTCGGGGAAGGAGTGGGTGGAGGGTTCGAATTTTTCGATGAAATCCGTCGGAGAGAGTTTTATGGGCTCGGGAGaggagaggaggtggaggaggaatGCACGTTCTAacggaagggtattttggtcatttgcgTGGTTTAGGAGGAAAGAAAGGTAGGGGTTATTGGGTGAATTTGGGGTGGAATATGAGTGGTGAAGTAAAGCGAATGCAACAAAATGTTCGGGGTATTTTAGGAATTTTGTGGTGTCTTCTAGAAGAATGACAAGTGCTGAACAGATTTCTTTGTGAAATGATTTAGGGATTTTTAGGGAGAAATCGGTAATTATGTCTTCAAGGGGTCGTTTTTCGCCATCTTTAAGTAGGGAATATAGAAGTGTTGCTGTAGGTTTCTCCattattttctgttaaaaaaaataattggaaATTATGTCAGTTTAATTGCGAAAAAACaacacaccaaaaaaaaaaaaagagtcagTGTTTCTACATGACATAGGCATTCAgggttaaaaaatataaaatatattatcttAAAGTAGCTTAATGCATATCATATAACTATACAATCTAAACTAAATTTAGGAGATAATATGTTTGTTGAAGATCTCCATAATATATTTTGACAAATTTGCCATATACCCACACAAATATGGAGTTTATGATTACTCTAAAAAGATAAAAATTCAGCATAAAATGATGAAACCAAGAATTTCTAACCCaagaaaacaaaaattataatCAGTTTGAAAGTTTCAGTGACTTGAAGCAATGGTCATTATTCATCAATATTATGGCAGCAGTTCGCATTGCTTCAGCCCAAAATCTTCCTGGGACATTCTTCGCGTGTAGCATGCTTCGACAAATTTCTGCAAGGTGCCGATTCtttctctcagctacaccattttgttgatgtGTGTTGGCACATGTGAATTGATGACGTATACCACATTCTTGCAGATAGCGATTGAATTCTTCTGAGGTGTATTCTCCTCAATTGTCTGAGCGTAGACACTGAATCTATTTTCTCACTTCTCCTTCGACCGTTGTCTTGAATTCTAGAAACTTTGAGAATGTTTCGGATTTTTCTTTCATGAAGAAAACCCACACATATCTCGAATAATCATCAATGAACTTCACCATGTACCGCATCCCACTAACTGATGTCTGCTTGACTGGACCGAACACATCTGagtgaattaactctagtggcTTCTTTGCTCTAAAATTTGACTCCTTGTATGGTAATTGATGAGCTTTACAATACTTACATCCAGCACAAACAACATCTGTTTTAACTTCAAGTTGAGGTAAGCCATTGAGCATGGATTCTCCATTATTACCTTCAACTTGTGATAACCAACATGTCCCAACCGTGCATGCCATAGATCTGCTGTCTCGTTCTTACGAGTCTTGTCTACATAGGCAGACTCTGCGGAGAGCACATAGAGGGACTCCACTCTCCGTCCTTCCATCATTGGCTTTTATGATATTTTAAGATCTCGATAGACCTTCACATCTTGTGGGCCAAACAAGATGTAGTTGCTTGACGATGTTAGTTGCGATACCGACAACAAGTTCTTCTTCATACCTGGCACGTGATAGACATTATGTAGTGACACCATGTCAGATTTATTACCAGGCATGATCGTTTTTTTTTCAATCTGAGCAATTGGAAGTCGTGCATTGTTGACTGTAAGTACCATGCGACTCCCTTTATACTCCTTCACGTCTTGTAGTTTGTTCTGATCGCCAGTCATGTGATTGGAGCATCCTGAATCAATGATCCAGTCATTTTCCTAGTTGATACGCTCTCCCATCATTGTCATGAGTGCCAACTCGTTTTCTTCTATGGCACATAATGCCTCAGCATCCCATTCATCCTCTATTTCCCTTTTGGAAGTTACGACATTACTTTCCACAGACTTTTTCTTTGACCAACAATCCTTGGACATGTAGCCCCACTTTCCACAGTTGTTGCAGTTGCCTTCGAACCTGCTCCCCCGAGAACTCTTATTGTCGGTCTTTTGAGATATCCATGGTTGTGAGGTTCCTGGCTGACTCTTCCCTTTGTCAGCTTTTTTGTATCCTTCTTTAGAAGGTGGCTTGAAATTCCTTTGATTTTTACTTGTGTAGAGTGCTTCTTCTTCACTCTTCAGCGTGATGCCTCCCATTTGCTTAGCCATAGCTTCTTGGCTGGCCAGCAAATTCTCAAACTCTACAAGTGATGGTTGAATGGGCCATCCTTGTACAACAGTAATGAAGCTTCTATATTCTAGCCTCAGTCCATGGATGATGATCCTTTTCATTCGAGCTTCTGCAATGGCTGATGGCGGATCTAGTTCAGTAATCTCCCGACATATCGACTTGACCTTGTGGAAATATTGAGCAATCGTCATGTCACGTTGTGAGATTGATAATAGCTCGTTATCCAAAAGTTGTAGTCTCGTATCATTCTTCTTTGAGAAAAGCATCACAAACGTGGCCCAGGCTTCTTTCGGGGTGTCTCATCCCGAATATGCTCCAACATCTCTTCTTCGATTGTGGTCTTCAAGGTAAACATTGTTTTGACTGCTTTGATTTTCCATTTGCGCAAATCACCATTAACGTCTTCCTCTGGTGGCGTAGTTTCGCTTCCACCAACGACCTCCCATAGATCTTGTCCTTGTAAGTAGGACTTCATACATGTTTCCCACgttttgtagttgttgttgttgagttTCTTGATTCCTCCGATGACTTGGAGATCAGCCATCGTGTTGGTAGTACCTCGGTAATACCAAACAAGCTAGTTTCGACACTAAACTTGCAGAGTCACAAACTACTCACGATACAACGAGAATCACTCATTCTCACAATCAAGaaaccttgctctgataccagatTGTTGAACACGACTCTTTTATATGGGAAACAACAAGACTTTTATTAAGACACTCAAGGAGAACTTACACTTTGTGAGACTACTACACACTTTGCTTTCTTTTATCCTTTCTTGGATggtttggagcaaatgagctccaTACCTATTTATAGGCCTCTTAGGAAGGTTCTGGATACTAGCATACACTTACTACATACTAGATAACTCTAGAACTATCTAACATACTCTACATGCTTCCATATGTTTCTATAATGTTCTACCATGTTCTGGAGAGGTTTAGGTTGCTCCAGTGTCTTCTAGAATGATCCATATCCTTCCAGGGTCTTCCATGTCGTTCTAGAGTATTCTAGACTCTTCCGGTATATTCCAGAGTCTTCCATAATGTTCTAGAATCTTCTAGAGCATTCTAGAACAAGCTAAAGTCTTCTGAAAAATATTTGTTCAATTGAGTTAGTGATGATCTTTAACAGTCCGGTCACCACCTCATCGCGGTAACGGAAGACAAACTCCGAGTTGACCTAGGTGTCGGGATCGGGAATCGTGTTTTTTATCGCGGTGTTTTTGAAGAGGGAAGTCAACGGGAAGGGGTTTGACTTTTCGGGCAGGGGTGGGTCAGGGAAGGAGTGGGTGGAGGGGTCGAATTTTTCGATGAAATCCGCCGGAGAGAGTTTTATGGGCTCGGGAGaggagaggaggtggaggaggaatGCACGTTCTGacggaagggtattttggtcatttgcgTGGTTTAGGAGGAAAGAAAGGTAGGGGTTATTGGGTGAATTTGGGGTGGAATATGAGTGGTGAAGTAAAGCGAATGCAACAAAACGTTCATGGTATTTTAGGAATTTTGTGGTGTCTTCTAGAAGAATGACAAATGCTGAACAGATTTCTTTGTGAAATGATTTAGGGATTTTTAGGGAGAAATCGGTAATTATGTCTTCAAGGGGTCGTTTTTCGCCATCTTTAAGTAGGGAATATAGAAGTGTTGCTGTAGGTTTCTCCattattttctgttaaaaaaaataattggaaATTACGTCAGTTTAATTGCGAAAAAACAACACACCAAAAAAAAAGAGTAAGTGTTTCTACATGACATATGCATTCggggttaaaaatataaaatatatgatCTTAAAGTAGCTTAATGCATATCATATAACTAGACAATCTAAACTAAATTTAGGAGATAATATGTTTGTTGAAGATCTCCATAATATATTTTGACAAATTTGCCATATACCCACACAAATATGGAGTTTATGATTACTCTAAAAAGATAAAAATTCAGCATAAAATGATGAAACCAAGAATTTCTAACCCaagaaaacaaaaattataatCAGTTTGAAAGTTTCAGTGACTTGAAGCAATGGTCATTATTCATCAATATTATGGCAGCAGTTCGCATTGCTTCAGCCCAAAATCTTCCTGGGACATTCTTCGCGTGTAGCATGCTTCGACAAATTTCTGCAAGGTGCCGATTCtttctctcagctacaccattttgttgatgtGTGTTGGCACATGTGAATTGATGACGTATACCACATTCTTGCAGATAGCGATTGAATTCTTCTGAGGTGTATTCTCCTCAATTGTCTGAGCGTAGACACTGAATCTATTT containing:
- the LOC111879834 gene encoding uncharacterized protein LOC111879834, translating into MACTVGTCWLSQVEGNNGESMLNGLPQLEVKTDVVCAGCKYCKAHQLPYKESNFRAKKPLELIHSDVFGPVKQTSVSGMRYMVKFIDDYSRYVWVFFMKEKSETFSKFLEFKTTVEGEKIMEKPTATLLYSLLKDGEKRPLEDIITDFSLKIPKSFHKEICSALGPPCLPVLSFELVWVNPINRDADADATHKPLWDTVMCTDTIHGAAVGDGISKCVKGLSEEEEELVELTAAPPRSWYSGLTPRKLLGLVESNPLLAAEVLIKLIEGPKISEYLTALLNMDMSVQSMEVVTRLTLAVELPTEFVHMYISTCMSSCRNIKDKNVQNRMVRLMCVLLMSLIRNKIINDEDLLIEVRAFCKEFSRVKEVAGLFRVLKAL